GCCGTCCGCCTCGTGCAGCACGCCCCCCGCGAAGCGGAGCTGGCCGCCGCCCGCTTCGACGCCGCCCTCGCCCGCGCGCACGCCACCGCGCTGCGCCGCGCCACCCTCGCCCCCGACCCCCACGCCGGGGACGGCCCGACCGACCGGCTCGTCGTATGGCCCGAGGGGGTCCTACCCCGCCCCGTCGAGGACCTCGACGTCCCGCCGGCCCTCCTCCCGAGCGGCGTGGACGTCGTGTTCGGCGCGGGGCGGGACGTGCCCGGGGGCGTCGCCAACGCCGGTCTGCTGTGGCGCGACGGGACGCTCACGGTACTGGCCGACAAACGTCGCACCGTCCCCTTCGCCGAAGCCGACCTCGTCCGCGGCGACCGCCGCCCCCCGACCCGGATCCACGGGGCCCGGGTGGCGGTCCTGTCCTGCTGGGAGGTCGCCTTCCCCGAGGCCGCCCGCGAAGCGGCCCGCGACGGGGCGGACGCGATCCTCGTGCTCGCCAACGACGCCTACGCCGCGGGCGGCCCGGTCACCGAGCTGCACCTCCGCCAAGCGCGCCTCCGGGCCGCGGAGGTCGGCCTGCCCGTCGTGTTCGTTCAGGCGACGGGGCCCAGCGGCGCCTTCGACGCCGCCGGCGGCGCGATCGTGCGCCTGCCCGCCGGCGTCCCCGCCCACGCCGACGCGGACGTTCCCCTGGACGGACGCCTCACGCCGTTCCGCGCGACCGGCGACGGTCCGTGGACCGCATCGCTGGTCGCGCTCGTGGGCGGGCTGGTCGCCCGACGCCCGAAGGGAGGTGAGGCCTAAGGCACGCTCGTTCACCCGACGCCCCCCGTACCCCGCGCGGCGCCAGGAGGTCCCGTGATCCTTCCCCGAACGCTTCCCCACCCGTCCCTCCACCGTCCCTCGCACCGCCCGCCCTCACCCCGTCCCCCCTCCCGCCGCGCCCCCGCCGGCCGCCCCGCCCACGCCCTCCTCCTCCTGGCCCTC
The nucleotide sequence above comes from Trueperaceae bacterium. Encoded proteins:
- a CDS encoding nitrilase-related carbon-nitrogen hydrolase, which translates into the protein MTSLRARAAHPLAPAVLAAILFAAALRPGPFGLATIPAAALLAQALAAAPTRRPAAFATFLAALGPGTVAALPLAPVAPTAALPVAVAYAATFALAGAAAGPARPGAPLGPARAGRFLATWLALEGLASLEVGTLMGHPGASLPYLTLGAGVADTPWRGVGALGGPRATTLVVLGGGVGLTALARAARARRPRGAAAAAGLVVALAAAPLATSALAHPVAPPDADVLAVRLVQHAPREAELAAARFDAALARAHATALRRATLAPDPHAGDGPTDRLVVWPEGVLPRPVEDLDVPPALLPSGVDVVFGAGRDVPGGVANAGLLWRDGTLTVLADKRRTVPFAEADLVRGDRRPPTRIHGARVAVLSCWEVAFPEAAREAARDGADAILVLANDAYAAGGPVTELHLRQARLRAAEVGLPVVFVQATGPSGAFDAAGGAIVRLPAGVPAHADADVPLDGRLTPFRATGDGPWTASLVALVGGLVARRPKGGEA